A genomic segment from Alistipes senegalensis JC50 encodes:
- the nspC gene encoding carboxynorspermidine decarboxylase, protein MIDFLKLPSPCYVLDEKLLDANLGTIDRVRRESGAEIIVALKACAMWSVFPELARHSDGATASSAAEARLVFEEFGKPAHTYAPTYTDRNIDEILRCSDHITFNSVSQFERFGQRALISGLSCGLRINPQYSPVETDLYNPCVPGSRLGVTAEQLAAHGGLPAGIEGLHFHVLCESRPEHLRKALEAVETHFGAYLDRIKWLNMGGGHLMTASWYDCDELIAVLKDFRSRHPHLRLILEPGSAFTWRTGYLVSTVEDVVENGGVHTAMLDVSFACHMPDCLEMPYKPAIVGAHEPAEGEKRWRMGGTSCLAGDFYGDWAFDHDLKVGERIVFEDMIHYTMVKTTMFNGVQHPAIVIARRDGRVDVIREFGYEDFRNRMS, encoded by the coding sequence ATGATTGACTTTCTGAAACTGCCGTCGCCGTGCTACGTCCTCGACGAGAAACTGCTCGATGCGAACCTCGGGACGATCGACCGCGTGCGCCGGGAATCGGGTGCCGAAATTATCGTGGCCCTGAAGGCTTGCGCCATGTGGAGCGTCTTTCCCGAACTGGCGCGGCACTCTGACGGTGCGACTGCGAGTTCCGCCGCCGAGGCGCGCCTTGTTTTCGAGGAGTTCGGAAAGCCCGCCCACACCTACGCCCCGACCTATACGGACCGCAATATCGACGAGATACTGCGTTGCAGCGACCATATCACCTTCAACTCCGTCTCCCAGTTCGAACGCTTCGGACAGCGGGCCCTTATCAGCGGCCTTTCGTGCGGCCTGCGGATCAATCCGCAGTATTCGCCCGTCGAAACGGACCTCTACAACCCCTGCGTTCCCGGCTCGCGGCTGGGCGTCACGGCCGAACAGCTGGCGGCGCACGGCGGACTTCCGGCGGGCATCGAGGGGCTGCATTTCCACGTCCTCTGCGAATCGCGCCCGGAACACCTGCGGAAAGCGCTGGAAGCCGTCGAGACGCATTTCGGGGCGTACCTCGATCGGATAAAGTGGCTCAATATGGGCGGCGGCCATCTGATGACCGCCTCGTGGTACGACTGCGACGAACTGATCGCCGTTCTGAAAGATTTCAGGTCCCGGCATCCGCACCTGCGGCTGATTCTCGAACCCGGCAGCGCCTTCACGTGGCGCACGGGCTATCTGGTTTCGACCGTCGAGGATGTGGTCGAGAACGGCGGGGTGCATACGGCCATGCTCGACGTGTCGTTCGCCTGCCACATGCCCGACTGCCTCGAAATGCCTTACAAACCGGCCATCGTCGGGGCGCACGAGCCCGCCGAGGGGGAGAAGCGCTGGCGTATGGGCGGCACGAGCTGCCTCGCGGGCGATTTTTACGGCGACTGGGCTTTCGACCACGATCTGAAGGTGGGGGAGCGCATCGTCTTCGAGGACATGATCCACTACACGATGGTCAAGACCACGATGTTCAACGGCGTCCAGCACCCCGCGATCGTCATTGCACGCCGTGACGGACGTGTCGATGTCATCCGCGAGTTCGGCTACGAAGATTTCAGAAACCGCATGTCGTAA
- a CDS encoding saccharopine dehydrogenase family protein codes for MCKALIIGAGGVGTVVTQKIAANPVFTDVMLASRTKSKCDAVAAAIGGNRVKTAEVDADNVPQLCELFRAFKPDIVVNVALPYQDLTIMDACLECGCNYLDTANYEPKDEAHFEYSWQWAYQDRFKAAGLTAILGCGFDPGVTAIFTAYAAKHHFDEIHYLDIVDCNAGNHGMAFATNFNPEINIREVTQKGRYYENGEWVVTEPHEIHKPLSYPGIGERESYVIYHEELESLVKNYPTIKRARFWMTFGQEYLTHLRVIQNIGMARIDPIIYNGVEIVPIQFLKAVLPDPKSLGANYHGQTSIGCRIKGVKDGKERTYYIYNNCDHEEAFRQTGTQAVSFTTGVPAALGASMWAKGLWRGAGVFNVEEFDPDPFLAELGEQGLPWHELFDVNLEV; via the coding sequence ATGTGTAAAGCGCTGATTATCGGTGCGGGAGGCGTCGGCACCGTGGTGACCCAGAAGATCGCTGCCAATCCCGTGTTTACGGATGTGATGCTGGCCAGCCGCACCAAATCCAAATGCGATGCCGTGGCGGCCGCCATCGGCGGCAATCGCGTGAAGACCGCCGAGGTCGATGCCGACAACGTGCCGCAGCTCTGCGAACTTTTCCGCGCGTTCAAACCCGACATCGTGGTCAACGTGGCGCTGCCGTATCAGGACCTGACGATCATGGACGCCTGCCTCGAATGCGGCTGCAACTACCTCGATACGGCCAATTACGAGCCCAAGGACGAGGCGCATTTCGAATACTCGTGGCAGTGGGCCTATCAGGACCGCTTCAAGGCCGCGGGTCTCACGGCGATCCTCGGCTGCGGTTTCGACCCGGGCGTTACGGCCATCTTCACGGCCTATGCCGCCAAGCACCATTTCGACGAAATCCACTATCTCGACATCGTCGATTGCAACGCCGGCAATCACGGCATGGCCTTCGCCACGAACTTCAACCCCGAGATCAACATCCGCGAGGTGACCCAGAAGGGCCGTTACTACGAGAACGGAGAGTGGGTCGTGACCGAGCCGCACGAGATCCACAAGCCGCTCAGCTACCCGGGCATCGGCGAGCGCGAGTCGTACGTGATCTATCACGAGGAGCTGGAGTCGCTCGTCAAGAACTATCCCACGATCAAGCGGGCGCGCTTCTGGATGACTTTCGGACAGGAGTATCTGACGCACCTGCGCGTGATTCAGAATATCGGCATGGCGCGCATCGACCCGATCATCTACAACGGCGTGGAGATCGTCCCCATCCAGTTCCTCAAGGCGGTGCTTCCCGATCCCAAGTCGCTGGGCGCCAACTATCACGGGCAGACCTCGATCGGCTGCCGCATCAAAGGCGTCAAGGACGGCAAGGAGCGCACGTACTATATTTATAACAACTGCGACCACGAGGAGGCTTTCCGTCAGACCGGGACGCAGGCCGTGTCGTTCACGACGGGCGTTCCGGCGGCGCTGGGCGCTTCGATGTGGGCCAAGGGGCTGTGGCGCGGCGCCGGGGTGTTCAACGTCGAGGAGTTCGATCCCGATCCGTTCCTCGCCGAGCTGGGCGAGCAGGGGCTTCCGTGGCACGAGTTGTTCGACGTGAACCTGGAGGTCTGA
- a CDS encoding helix-turn-helix domain-containing protein encodes METNEPIYIRNMVCDRCRMVVRELFAELGIETRSVELGVVRTAAPVAEELRKRLGERLRELGFELLDEPRQRIVEQVKTEIIRLVHRDNGALRVNLSNRLSEITRHEYSQISKLFSETTGTTVEKYFIAQKIERVKELLAYGELSLGEIADLMNYSSAAHLSEQSEGDRKPLDKV; translated from the coding sequence ATGGAGACGAACGAACCCATATATATCCGCAACATGGTGTGCGACCGCTGCCGGATGGTCGTGCGGGAGCTGTTCGCGGAACTCGGCATCGAAACCCGCTCCGTCGAGCTGGGCGTGGTGCGCACGGCGGCTCCGGTGGCGGAAGAGTTGCGGAAACGGCTGGGCGAACGGCTGCGGGAGCTGGGATTCGAACTCCTCGACGAACCCCGGCAGCGGATCGTCGAGCAAGTGAAGACCGAGATCATCCGGCTGGTGCACCGCGACAACGGGGCCCTGCGAGTCAATCTCTCCAACCGGCTGTCCGAAATCACCCGACACGAATACAGCCAGATCAGCAAACTTTTTTCCGAGACGACCGGAACGACCGTCGAAAAATACTTCATCGCCCAGAAGATCGAGCGGGTGAAAGAGCTGCTGGCCTACGGCGAGCTGTCGCTCGGCGAAATCGCCGACCTGATGAACTATTCGAGCGCCGCCCACCTCAGCGAGCAGTCCGAAGGCGACCGGAAACCCCTCGACAAGGTGTAG
- a CDS encoding cysteate synthase — protein sequence MKDFTPTSYTLECVATGREFEDTGWMLADPQYKEPSLVRAKYARKQLDVKPAEWGLYRFCDWLPVRRILKGSSAPVTYKSKGLAKHLGLENLWITFNGYYPAIGATMTTCSFKETEAYSVCGRAAADEQRVLVVASAGNTARAFAKVCSDNNIKLLLSVPYDNIDALWFDEPLNPCVKLISCDKGGDYFDAIYLSDLALKGPGFYAEGGAKNIARRDGMACTVLSAVTTIGRIPDYYFQAVGSGTGAIAAWEANMRLIEDGRFGTNTMKIMVSQNAPFVPMYDAWRADSRKMLPYDADKARRDAEIIDAKVLSNRRPPYAIAGGLYDALKATGGEFFVATNAMARKARKLFHDLEGVDIYSAAGVATASLINAVAAGKIEKDATVMLNITGGGEEHFKEGKELWYLKPSHVFPLDPDPANVVETVEALFN from the coding sequence ATGAAAGATTTTACACCTACTTCCTACACCTTGGAGTGCGTCGCCACGGGGCGCGAATTCGAGGACACCGGCTGGATGCTCGCCGATCCGCAGTACAAGGAACCGTCGCTCGTCCGCGCCAAATACGCCCGCAAACAGCTCGACGTGAAGCCCGCCGAGTGGGGGCTCTACCGCTTCTGCGACTGGCTGCCCGTGCGGCGCATCCTCAAGGGCTCGTCGGCTCCCGTGACCTACAAGAGCAAGGGGCTGGCCAAGCACCTCGGGTTGGAAAACCTCTGGATCACCTTTAACGGCTACTATCCGGCCATCGGAGCCACGATGACTACGTGTTCTTTCAAGGAGACCGAAGCCTATTCGGTCTGCGGCCGCGCCGCTGCCGACGAACAGCGCGTGCTGGTCGTGGCCTCGGCCGGAAACACGGCCCGCGCCTTCGCCAAGGTCTGCTCCGACAACAACATCAAGTTGCTGTTGTCGGTTCCCTACGACAATATCGACGCACTGTGGTTCGACGAACCGCTGAACCCCTGCGTGAAACTCATTTCGTGCGACAAGGGGGGCGATTATTTCGACGCCATCTACCTGAGCGACCTGGCGTTGAAAGGCCCGGGCTTCTATGCCGAGGGCGGGGCCAAGAACATCGCGCGCCGCGACGGCATGGCTTGCACGGTCCTCTCGGCCGTGACGACCATCGGCCGCATTCCCGACTATTATTTTCAGGCCGTGGGCAGCGGTACGGGAGCCATCGCCGCCTGGGAGGCCAACATGCGCCTGATCGAGGACGGCCGCTTCGGCACGAACACCATGAAGATCATGGTGTCGCAGAACGCGCCGTTCGTCCCGATGTACGACGCTTGGCGGGCCGATTCGCGCAAGATGCTGCCGTACGACGCCGACAAGGCGCGCCGCGATGCGGAGATCATCGACGCTAAGGTGCTGTCGAACCGCCGTCCGCCCTACGCCATCGCCGGCGGACTCTACGACGCGCTGAAAGCCACCGGCGGCGAGTTCTTCGTAGCCACGAACGCTATGGCCCGCAAGGCCCGCAAGCTCTTCCACGACCTCGAAGGCGTGGACATCTATTCGGCGGCCGGAGTCGCTACGGCGTCGCTCATCAACGCTGTCGCTGCCGGAAAGATCGAGAAGGACGCCACCGTCATGCTCAACATCACGGGCGGCGGCGAGGAGCACTTCAAGGAGGGCAAGGAGCTCTGGTACCTCAAGCCGAGCCACGTCTTCCCGCTCGACCCCGACCCTGCGAATGTGGTGGAGACGGTC
- a CDS encoding heavy metal translocating P-type ATPase, with protein MENHSEKQTFPVTDMSCAACAAKVDKVLNSVPGVSRAAVNFAAATALVEYDPAQCSPAALREAVRQAGYDLIVGAGDAAREAEKAAGERYRSLKRRTVWAIALSVPVVVVGMFWMGMPYAEEFMWLLSTPVVFVLGRDFFVNAWRQLRRGSANMDTLVAGSTGVAYLFSVANMLFPGFWEARGIHPHVYFEAASVIIAFILLGRLLEARARDHTSEAIRKLMGLQPTTVVRIAPNGGQHEVAIAEIRPGDLLLARPGERIAVDGTVAEGSSYVDESMLTGEPVPAAKGPGDAVFAGTVNQRGSFRFTAAKIGSETLLAQIIRLVQEAQGSKAPVQKLVDRIAGIFVPVIIGIALVSFAAWVLLDPENGFSHGLLALVTVLIIACPCALGLATPTAIMAGIGKGAENGILIKDAESLETAVRVDVVVLDKTGTLTEGRPEVTDLVWAEGGDTHRETLCALEKLSEHPLAGAVAAHLEGCAPVTVEEFESITGRGVSGTVGGRTYYAGNKTLLDEHGIAVGEELRTAAERIAGEAKTVVWFANAQRALAVAGITDRLKEGSAEAVRELREQGIAVWMLTGDGEAAAREVARKAGIDNYRTGVLPHQKEAFIRALQEEGHTVAMAGDGINDSAALARADLGIAMGRGSDIAMEAAPVTIISSDLTKIAEAIRLSRLTVRTIRQNLFWAFVYNLIGVPVAAGALYPLLGVQLDPMIAGAAMAMSSVSVVGNSLRLKRAKLHKEKTDKKQPAMKKYRVEGMMCNHCRMHVEKALNALEGVSASVTLDPPAAEVRFTGRTYSDEELQRTVAEAGDYRLKAL; from the coding sequence ATGGAAAACCACAGCGAAAAACAGACCTTCCCGGTCACCGACATGAGTTGTGCGGCGTGCGCGGCGAAGGTGGACAAAGTTCTGAACAGCGTTCCGGGCGTGAGCCGGGCCGCGGTGAATTTCGCGGCGGCGACCGCCCTGGTGGAGTACGACCCCGCGCAATGCTCCCCCGCCGCCCTGCGGGAGGCCGTGCGGCAGGCGGGTTACGATCTGATCGTCGGAGCCGGGGATGCCGCCCGGGAGGCCGAAAAGGCCGCGGGCGAACGCTATCGTTCGCTGAAACGCCGCACGGTGTGGGCCATAGCCCTGTCGGTGCCGGTGGTCGTCGTGGGGATGTTCTGGATGGGAATGCCCTATGCCGAGGAGTTCATGTGGCTGCTGTCAACGCCGGTGGTATTCGTGCTGGGACGCGATTTCTTCGTCAACGCCTGGCGGCAGCTCCGCCGCGGTTCGGCCAACATGGACACGCTGGTGGCCGGAAGCACCGGAGTCGCCTATCTTTTCAGCGTGGCGAACATGCTCTTTCCCGGATTCTGGGAGGCCCGGGGCATCCATCCCCACGTCTATTTCGAGGCGGCGAGCGTCATCATCGCCTTCATCCTGCTGGGACGCCTGCTCGAAGCCCGCGCCCGCGACCACACCTCGGAGGCCATCCGCAAGCTGATGGGACTTCAGCCCACGACGGTGGTCCGCATCGCGCCGAACGGAGGGCAGCACGAGGTCGCGATCGCCGAAATCCGGCCCGGCGACCTGCTGCTGGCACGTCCCGGCGAACGGATCGCCGTGGACGGAACCGTCGCCGAGGGCAGTTCCTATGTCGATGAAAGCATGCTCACCGGAGAGCCCGTGCCGGCAGCCAAAGGCCCCGGGGACGCGGTGTTCGCCGGAACCGTCAACCAACGGGGAAGTTTCCGCTTCACGGCTGCGAAGATCGGGAGCGAAACCCTGCTGGCGCAGATCATCCGACTGGTGCAGGAGGCGCAGGGCAGCAAAGCCCCGGTGCAGAAGCTCGTGGACCGCATCGCGGGCATCTTCGTGCCCGTGATCATCGGCATCGCCCTCGTCTCGTTCGCGGCGTGGGTGCTGCTGGACCCGGAGAACGGATTTTCGCACGGACTGCTGGCGCTGGTCACGGTGCTCATCATCGCCTGCCCCTGCGCCCTGGGGCTGGCGACGCCCACGGCCATCATGGCCGGAATCGGCAAAGGGGCCGAGAACGGCATTCTGATAAAGGACGCCGAGAGCCTCGAAACGGCCGTCCGGGTCGATGTCGTGGTGCTGGACAAGACCGGAACGCTGACCGAAGGGCGTCCCGAGGTGACGGACCTCGTGTGGGCCGAGGGCGGCGACACGCACCGGGAGACTCTCTGCGCCCTCGAAAAACTTTCGGAACATCCGCTGGCCGGAGCCGTCGCCGCGCATCTCGAAGGGTGCGCCCCGGTGACAGTCGAGGAGTTCGAGAGCATTACCGGACGGGGCGTGAGCGGCACCGTCGGCGGACGTACCTACTACGCCGGAAACAAAACCCTGCTCGACGAACACGGCATCGCCGTCGGCGAAGAGCTCCGCACGGCGGCGGAGCGGATAGCCGGGGAGGCCAAAACCGTCGTCTGGTTCGCCAACGCGCAGCGGGCGCTGGCCGTGGCGGGGATCACCGACCGTCTGAAAGAGGGGTCGGCGGAGGCTGTCCGGGAGCTGCGCGAACAGGGCATCGCGGTCTGGATGCTCACCGGCGACGGTGAGGCGGCCGCCCGCGAGGTGGCCCGCAAGGCAGGCATCGACAACTACCGCACGGGAGTGCTCCCCCACCAAAAGGAGGCATTCATCCGCGCGCTTCAGGAAGAGGGGCACACGGTGGCCATGGCGGGCGACGGCATCAACGACAGCGCGGCGCTGGCCCGGGCCGACCTCGGAATCGCCATGGGGCGCGGCAGCGATATTGCGATGGAGGCAGCCCCGGTGACGATCATCTCGTCGGACCTCACGAAGATCGCCGAAGCCATCCGCCTTTCGCGCCTCACGGTGCGCACCATCCGTCAGAACCTCTTTTGGGCGTTCGTCTACAACCTGATCGGCGTGCCCGTGGCCGCCGGGGCGCTCTATCCGCTGCTGGGGGTTCAGCTCGACCCCATGATCGCGGGGGCCGCGATGGCGATGAGCAGCGTCAGCGTGGTGGGCAACAGCCTGCGTCTGAAACGTGCGAAACTGCACAAGGAAAAAACCGATAAAAAACAACCTGCTATGAAAAAGTATCGAGTGGAAGGCATGATGTGCAACCATTGCCGCATGCACGTGGAAAAAGCGCTCAACGCCCTGGAAGGCGTATCGGCATCGGTCACGCTCGACCCGCCGGCGGCCGAGGTCCGGTTCACGGGCCGCACGTACTCCGACGAAGAGTTGCAACGGACCGTCGCCGAAGCCGGGGACTACCGGCTGAAAGCCCTGTAA
- a CDS encoding nitroreductase family protein codes for MADNYLERKMEEYRARTAAAQGSRRPLATLSRLLLKNRSHRGYDANFIVREDQLRRIIAVNAKIPSARNQQVLRFRPVLSGEAQKVLAHIRLGGALPHLHLPLPGTEPNAFIIVCSTAAEDRYVDIDLGISAQSMLLQAAEIGLNGICIGAFDKERIRQEFGLEWEPLLILAIGRGIEKIELVPIGADGDRAYYREGGTHYVPKVRPEDLTIE; via the coding sequence ATGGCAGACAACTATCTGGAACGGAAAATGGAGGAGTACCGGGCCCGGACGGCGGCCGCACAAGGCAGCCGCAGGCCCCTGGCGACGCTCAGCCGACTGCTGCTGAAAAACCGCAGCCACCGCGGTTACGACGCGAACTTCATCGTCCGCGAAGACCAGCTCCGGCGCATCATCGCCGTAAACGCCAAAATCCCCTCGGCACGCAACCAGCAGGTGCTGAGGTTCCGCCCCGTGCTGTCCGGCGAAGCGCAGAAGGTGCTGGCGCACATCCGTCTCGGAGGGGCCCTGCCCCACCTGCATCTCCCCCTGCCGGGCACCGAGCCCAACGCCTTCATCATCGTCTGTTCGACCGCAGCGGAGGACCGCTACGTGGACATCGACCTCGGCATCTCGGCTCAAAGCATGTTGCTGCAAGCCGCGGAAATCGGGCTGAACGGCATCTGCATCGGGGCTTTCGACAAGGAGCGCATCCGGCAGGAGTTCGGGCTGGAGTGGGAGCCGCTGCTGATCCTCGCCATCGGCCGGGGCATCGAGAAGATCGAACTGGTGCCGATCGGTGCGGACGGCGACCGCGCCTACTACCGCGAGGGCGGCACGCACTACGTTCCCAAAGTCCGTCCGGAGGATCTGACGATCGAGTGA
- a CDS encoding ABC-F family ATP-binding cassette domain-containing protein, with the protein MHIVVCDLSYRYTNRQSLFEAIRFSVPPGGKAAIVGNNGTGKSTLLKLLAGELTPVSGSVACAARPCYVPQQPDLAGLSVAEALGAAEKIAALRAICAGSTDPVHYDTLGDDWEIEAKCRAALDGWGLHRVGPDTPADTLSGGERTKLLLAGASLRKPEILLLDEPTNHLDEEGRRQLCAFVRDTRATVVVVSHDITLLNLLETTYELSPLGLKRYGGNYDFYREQKRIERQALEQRIDAAQSALKQARRRAQEIRERQEKRAAQGERKKDQAPRILRKGLKDSGERTASRLRNQHAEIIGRDSEKIAGLRARQQRECLLRIDFDDAQLHDGKLLAEFRGVDFAYPGGRPLWPEPLDAAIRSGERIRLRGGNGAGKTTFVKLLTGELQPTAGEIRRSEFSYVCLDQEYSRLDTPATVLETAQAYNRSHLEDHELKMRLHRALFPAETWDKACDTLSGGERMRLNLCCLMIGNHVPDLFILDEPTNNLDLQSLGILTDTIRSYRGTLLLVTHDSRFAEEVGITKTIKL; encoded by the coding sequence ATGCATATCGTCGTCTGCGATCTCTCCTATCGCTATACCAACCGGCAGTCGCTGTTCGAAGCGATCCGATTTTCCGTGCCGCCGGGCGGAAAGGCAGCCATCGTCGGCAACAACGGAACAGGAAAATCCACGCTTCTGAAACTGCTGGCCGGCGAACTCACGCCCGTGTCGGGCAGCGTCGCCTGCGCCGCACGTCCCTGTTATGTCCCCCAACAGCCCGACCTGGCGGGCCTGAGCGTCGCCGAGGCGCTGGGCGCTGCCGAAAAGATCGCGGCCCTGCGAGCCATTTGCGCCGGAAGCACCGATCCGGTCCATTACGACACGCTGGGCGACGACTGGGAGATCGAAGCGAAATGCCGTGCGGCGCTCGACGGCTGGGGGCTCCACCGCGTAGGGCCGGACACCCCGGCCGACACCCTGAGCGGCGGGGAGAGGACCAAACTCCTGCTGGCGGGAGCGTCGCTCCGCAAACCCGAAATACTCCTGCTGGACGAACCGACCAACCACCTCGACGAGGAGGGGCGGCGGCAGCTCTGCGCCTTCGTCCGCGACACGCGGGCCACCGTGGTGGTCGTGAGCCACGACATCACGCTTTTGAACCTGCTGGAAACGACCTACGAGCTCTCGCCGCTGGGGCTGAAACGCTACGGCGGAAACTACGATTTCTACCGGGAGCAGAAACGAATCGAACGGCAGGCCCTCGAACAGCGTATCGACGCCGCGCAGAGCGCCCTGAAACAAGCCCGCAGAAGGGCGCAGGAGATCCGCGAGCGGCAGGAAAAACGTGCGGCGCAGGGCGAAAGGAAAAAGGACCAGGCTCCGCGCATCCTGCGCAAAGGATTGAAGGACAGCGGCGAACGGACGGCCTCGCGCCTCCGGAACCAGCACGCCGAGATCATCGGCCGCGACAGCGAGAAGATCGCCGGACTGCGCGCCCGGCAGCAGCGCGAATGCCTGCTGCGGATTGATTTCGACGATGCGCAGCTCCACGACGGCAAGCTGCTGGCGGAGTTCCGGGGCGTCGATTTCGCCTACCCCGGAGGCAGGCCGCTCTGGCCCGAACCCCTCGACGCGGCGATTCGCAGCGGGGAGCGCATCCGCCTGCGGGGCGGCAACGGAGCGGGCAAGACCACCTTCGTCAAGCTGCTGACCGGGGAATTGCAGCCCACGGCGGGCGAAATCCGCCGGAGCGAATTTTCGTACGTCTGCCTCGATCAGGAATACAGCCGTCTCGACACCCCGGCGACGGTGCTGGAAACCGCGCAGGCGTACAACCGCAGCCACCTCGAAGACCACGAACTGAAAATGCGGCTCCACCGGGCGCTGTTCCCCGCCGAAACGTGGGACAAGGCGTGCGACACGCTCAGCGGCGGCGAACGGATGCGGCTGAACCTCTGCTGCCTGATGATCGGAAACCACGTGCCGGACCTCTTCATCCTCGACGAACCGACAAACAACCTCGATCTGCAAAGCCTCGGCATCCTGACCGACACGATCCGCAGCTACCGGGGCACGCTGCTGCTGGTCACCCACGACAGCCGCTTCGCCGAGGAGGTCGGCATCACGAAGACCATCAAGCTGTGA